The Mytilus galloprovincialis chromosome 4, xbMytGall1.hap1.1, whole genome shotgun sequence genome contains a region encoding:
- the LOC143071452 gene encoding transient receptor potential cation channel subfamily M member-like 2 isoform X1 yields the protein MGDANMWDKLKQLLKKKTNELEKQSTRRYRKPEPPKLVLSIIGDSKSFVPKPWITSVFKQGLIDTAKGAKDCLILYKGSSEKVSSIVREAVEDFNKLQSEGDDVFISLVGILPEENRCKTSIHLHDGNNYGWDYWHQKHSDCLLGEIYNIWMGKKRSYAEFHASVLKGIVQNKISFMTLEDKPLEWNVPVLTIVAEGDLDTTEAVNQVLKQDLPILIIKGSGKAADFIAEFIENDSIDISDYIKDKTPLLFGISSQDLMKTEFHSKCSGSHKHQQNDLESNMTSIKQNKCLITIIDINKQTQPKEFTDAVTRAIISGWSRNKSKDDNERFSRLEEDKIKRVQSYYSACVDHQQCSLSKKEERVYPTAVCVNAISGIRNDNQKFMDSYKEILTPSSLPLYYYIAYQFIQEMQGEKRVIIENFNMLLKEAIVADRDDYVSVLLEEEGVHFDDKYFPAIYKETLQFQRKAKTALQNVFKWGSSPIIQKFKEFCFPTKEKKDSQFNELSDIEVCMIAGRQICQALLGYPRDNSLKRNEKWSAYQDLLIWAIFVNRPKLATIFWIKCDQPLLCALLASSVYKRMAASANDQAIKADMIAQSSLFADRALDLQSRLYDDDAELAMDLVITEQTVWDITLSPMQCAYEHDMLDVLAQTCPQRRLNKLWYSGISSSLGGFWKKGCIKALRCNNSSSFEERPKIFVAPLTRFLLHYVFFFGALVSYSAFLLQMDVFKGMVSIGFYEKVIYLYLVGEVLEEYRNAFRRDASIVTKMSKSTHENTLRHSRWYRLKKYLFNFWNILDVVSYTLTILAIFVRWFLPTKSNKTSRRFFSMSLFVMYMRFLHVLLMSRFLGPKIIMIKEMLKDLFRFIGILFVFMIGVGVLYHANMYPAHRDMWSSANWKYWRIWKIIYIPYFQIYGETFLETFEENSTTPCTTIQSEWESNPDMDRCNEYDWILPVITALYVLMSNLLLVNLLIAVFSYRFGLVQEKSEKWWRYMRYEVIMDYRTRIPAPLNLVLRPIYIAYTCIMCINNRMKKDKEQYEKAVIYKRDIDKINTLQSLNAIKCVHNF from the exons ATGGGGGATGCTAACATGTGGGATAAGTTGAAGCAGTTGCTGAAAAAGAAAACGAATGAATTGGAAAAGCAGTCAACGAGACGGTACCGAAAACCAGAACCACCAAAACTCGTCCTTTCTATCATTGGCGATTCGAAAAGCTTTGTACCTAAACCATGGATAACATCTGTATTCAAACAAGGACTCATAGACACTGCAAAAGGCGCAAAAG ATTGTTTGATTCTGTACAAAGGTTCATCGGAAAAGGTTAGCTCGATCGTGAGAGAAGCAGTTGAAGATTTTAATAAATTACAATCAGAAGGAGATGATGTGTTTATAAGTCTAGTGGGAATTCTGCCGGAAGAAAACAGGTGTAAAACCAGCATCCACCTGCATGACGGAAACAATTACGGATGG GACTATTGGCACCAGAAGCATAGTGACTGTCTGCTGggagaaatatataatatttggaTGGGGAAAAAAAGGTCATATGCTGAGTTTCATGCTTCTGTACTGAAAGGAATAGtccaaaataaaatatctttcatGACCCTCGAAGACAAGCCGT TGGAGTGGAATGTTCCAGTTCTAACAATAGTAGCAGAAGGTGACTTAGATACAACAGAAGCTGTTAACCAAGTTCTGAAGCAAGACTTGCCTATACTGATTATAAAAGGTTCAGGAAAAGCAGCTGATTTTATTGCTGAATTCATTGAGAA CGATTCCATTGATATATCTGATTATATCAAGGACAAAACACCACTGTTATTTGGTATTTCTTCCCAAGACCTTATGAAAACAGAATTTCATAGCAAATGTTCTGGTTCGCATAAGCATCAGCAAAATGACCTTGAATCAAACATGacatcaataaaacaaaacaaatgctTG ATAACGATCATtgatataaacaaacaaacacagcCAAAAGAGTTTACAGATGCAGTTACAAGAGCGATCATTAGTGGTTGGTCTAGAAACAAATCCAAAGACGACAACGAGAGATTTAGCCGCTTAGAAGAAGACAAAATTAAACGAG TACAAAGCTATTACAGTGCTTGTGTTGACCACCAACAATGTTCATTATCAAAGAAGGAAGAAAGAGTCTACCCAACAGCTGTTTGTGTAAATGCAATTAGCGGAATTCGAAATGATAATCAGAAATTTATGGACTCCTATAAGGAAATACTGACTCCCTCCTCTTTACCACTGTATTATTACATTGCATATCAGTTTATACAAGAAATGCAAGGGGAGAAAAGGGTCATAATAGAG aatttcaATATGCTGTTGAAAGAAGCCATTGTAGCTGACAGAGATGACTATGTGTCGGTTTTATTAGAAGAAGAGGGTGTGCATTTTGATGATAAATACTTTCCAGCTATTTATAAG gaaACACTTCAATTTCAACGAAAAGCAAAGACAGcccttcaaaatgtttttaag TGGGGTTCTTCGCCGATTATTCAGAAGTTTAAAGAGTTTTGCTTTCCTACGAAAGAGAAAAAGGACAGTCAATTTAATGAACTCTCAGATATTGAAGTGTGTATGATCGCAGGTCGACAGATTTGTCAGGCTTTATTGGGGTATCCGAGAG ATAACTCTCTGAAAAGAAACGAGAAATGGTCCGCATATCAAGATCTTCTGATATGGGCaatttttgtaaacagaccaAAACTGGCTACCATATTCTGGATTAAATGCGATCAACCGCTAT TGTGTGCATTATTGGCCAGCAGTGTATATAAAAGAATGGCAGCCAGTGCTAATGACCAGGCAATAAAGGCTGATATGATTGCTCAGTCAAG TCTCTTTGCAGATAGAGCATTAGATTTGCAATCAAGACTGTATGACGATGACGCTGAGCTTGCAATGGATTTAGTTATCACAGAACAAACTGTTTGGGACATCACTTTAAGTCCAATGCAATGTGCTTATGAACACGATATGCTGGACGTTCTTGCTCAAACATGTCCTCAAAGACGTTTGAATAAACTATGGTATAGCGGAATAAGTTCTAGTCTTGGAGGCTTTTGGAAG AAAGGCTGCATCAAAGCTTTGCGCTGCAACAACAGTTCATCGTTTGAAGAAAGACCAAAGATTTTTGTCGCTCCGCTTACAAGGTTTTTGTTACATTAC GTATTCTTTTTTGGTGCTTTGGTGAGTTACAGTGCCTTCCTGTTACAAATGGATGTTTTTAAAGGAATGGTCTCAATTGGTTTCTACGAGAAAGTTATTTATCTGTATCTTGTTGGAGAAGTTCTCGAGGAGTACAGAAATGCG TTTCGGAGAGATGCTAGTATTGTAACAAAGATGAGTAAATCTACACACGAGAACACATTACGCCATTCACGATGGTATAGATTgaagaaatatttatttaatttctgGAACATCCTAGATGTTGTTTCATATACGCTAACTATCTTGGCTATATTTGTTCGTTGGTTCTTGCCAACAAAATCTAACAAGACTTCCAGACGTTTTTTCAGCATGAGTCTATTTGTGATGTACATGAGATTTCTTCATGTCCTGTTAATGTCGAGGTTCCTTGGGCCAAAAATCATCATGATCAAAGAAATG TTAAAGGATCTCTTTCGATTCATTGgaatattatttgtatttatgatTGGTGTTGGAGTACTGTATCATGCAAATATGTACCCAGCACACCGAGATATGTGGAGTTCAGCAAATTGGAAATACTGGAGAATATGGAAAATCATTTATATTCCATACTTTCAAATATATGGCGAAACGTTTTTGGAGACGTTTGAGG AAAATAGTACTACGCCATGTACCACAATACAGAGCGAATGGGAAAGTAATCCCGACATGGATCGATGCAATGAGTATGATTGGATACTTCCGGTGATTACTGCTTTGTATGTGCTGATGTCAAATCTCCTTCTTGTCAATCTTCTGATAGCGGTGTTCAg CTATCGATTTGGACTGGTCCAGGAAAAATCAGAGAAATGGTGGCGATACATGAGATATGAAGTCATTATGGATTACCGCACTAGAATACCTGCTCCCCTTAACCTTGTGCTCAGACCAATATACATCGCATACACGTGCATCATGTGCATTAATAATCGAATGAAGAAGGACAAAGAACAATATGAAAAAGCTGTCATTT aTAAAAGAGATATAGATAAGATCAACACTCTCCAATCTTTAAACGCAATTAAATGCGTTCACAATTTTTGA
- the LOC143071452 gene encoding transient receptor potential cation channel subfamily M member 2-like isoform X2 → MGDANMWDKLKQLLKKKTNELEKQSTRRYRKPEPPKLVLSIIGDSKSFVPKPWITSVFKQGLIDTAKGAKDCLILYKGSSEKVSSIVREAVEDFNKLQSEGDDVFISLVGILPEENRCKTSIHLHDGNNYGWDYWHQKHSDCLLGEIYNIWMGKKRSYAEFHASVLKGIVQNKISFMTLEDKPLEWNVPVLTIVAEGDLDTTEAVNQVLKQDLPILIIKGSGKAADFIAEFIENDSIDISDYIKDKTPLLFGISSQDLMKTEFHSKCSGSHKHQQNDLESNMTSIKQNKCLITIIDINKQTQPKEFTDAVTRAIISGWSRNKSKDDNERFSRLEEDKIKRVQSYYSACVDHQQCSLSKKEERVYPTAVCVNAISGIRNDNQKFMDSYKEILTPSSLPLYYYIAYQFIQEMQGEKRVIIENFNMLLKEAIVADRDDYVSVLLEEEGVHFDDKYFPAIYKETLQFQRKAKTALQNVFKWGSSPIIQKFKEFCFPTKEKKDSQFNELSDIEVCMIAGRQICQALLGYPRDNSLKRNEKWSAYQDLLIWAIFVNRPKLATIFWIKCDQPLLCALLASSVYKRMAASANDQAIKADMIAQSSLFADRALDLQSRLYDDDAELAMDLVITEQTVWDITLSPMQCAYEHDMLDVLAQTCPQRRLNKLWYSGISSSLGGFWKKGCIKALRCNNSSSFEERPKIFVAPLTRFLLHYVFFFGALVSYSAFLLQMDVFKGMVSIGFYEKVIYLYLVGEVLEEYRNADEKLLEQGQGVESRFAEMTDHEKDTLIKDTENKNTKKASKRAINVYENWTNSLKIGSGFIIPDLKDLSVQVINSILGKFVVLVRKIKGEK, encoded by the exons ATGGGGGATGCTAACATGTGGGATAAGTTGAAGCAGTTGCTGAAAAAGAAAACGAATGAATTGGAAAAGCAGTCAACGAGACGGTACCGAAAACCAGAACCACCAAAACTCGTCCTTTCTATCATTGGCGATTCGAAAAGCTTTGTACCTAAACCATGGATAACATCTGTATTCAAACAAGGACTCATAGACACTGCAAAAGGCGCAAAAG ATTGTTTGATTCTGTACAAAGGTTCATCGGAAAAGGTTAGCTCGATCGTGAGAGAAGCAGTTGAAGATTTTAATAAATTACAATCAGAAGGAGATGATGTGTTTATAAGTCTAGTGGGAATTCTGCCGGAAGAAAACAGGTGTAAAACCAGCATCCACCTGCATGACGGAAACAATTACGGATGG GACTATTGGCACCAGAAGCATAGTGACTGTCTGCTGggagaaatatataatatttggaTGGGGAAAAAAAGGTCATATGCTGAGTTTCATGCTTCTGTACTGAAAGGAATAGtccaaaataaaatatctttcatGACCCTCGAAGACAAGCCGT TGGAGTGGAATGTTCCAGTTCTAACAATAGTAGCAGAAGGTGACTTAGATACAACAGAAGCTGTTAACCAAGTTCTGAAGCAAGACTTGCCTATACTGATTATAAAAGGTTCAGGAAAAGCAGCTGATTTTATTGCTGAATTCATTGAGAA CGATTCCATTGATATATCTGATTATATCAAGGACAAAACACCACTGTTATTTGGTATTTCTTCCCAAGACCTTATGAAAACAGAATTTCATAGCAAATGTTCTGGTTCGCATAAGCATCAGCAAAATGACCTTGAATCAAACATGacatcaataaaacaaaacaaatgctTG ATAACGATCATtgatataaacaaacaaacacagcCAAAAGAGTTTACAGATGCAGTTACAAGAGCGATCATTAGTGGTTGGTCTAGAAACAAATCCAAAGACGACAACGAGAGATTTAGCCGCTTAGAAGAAGACAAAATTAAACGAG TACAAAGCTATTACAGTGCTTGTGTTGACCACCAACAATGTTCATTATCAAAGAAGGAAGAAAGAGTCTACCCAACAGCTGTTTGTGTAAATGCAATTAGCGGAATTCGAAATGATAATCAGAAATTTATGGACTCCTATAAGGAAATACTGACTCCCTCCTCTTTACCACTGTATTATTACATTGCATATCAGTTTATACAAGAAATGCAAGGGGAGAAAAGGGTCATAATAGAG aatttcaATATGCTGTTGAAAGAAGCCATTGTAGCTGACAGAGATGACTATGTGTCGGTTTTATTAGAAGAAGAGGGTGTGCATTTTGATGATAAATACTTTCCAGCTATTTATAAG gaaACACTTCAATTTCAACGAAAAGCAAAGACAGcccttcaaaatgtttttaag TGGGGTTCTTCGCCGATTATTCAGAAGTTTAAAGAGTTTTGCTTTCCTACGAAAGAGAAAAAGGACAGTCAATTTAATGAACTCTCAGATATTGAAGTGTGTATGATCGCAGGTCGACAGATTTGTCAGGCTTTATTGGGGTATCCGAGAG ATAACTCTCTGAAAAGAAACGAGAAATGGTCCGCATATCAAGATCTTCTGATATGGGCaatttttgtaaacagaccaAAACTGGCTACCATATTCTGGATTAAATGCGATCAACCGCTAT TGTGTGCATTATTGGCCAGCAGTGTATATAAAAGAATGGCAGCCAGTGCTAATGACCAGGCAATAAAGGCTGATATGATTGCTCAGTCAAG TCTCTTTGCAGATAGAGCATTAGATTTGCAATCAAGACTGTATGACGATGACGCTGAGCTTGCAATGGATTTAGTTATCACAGAACAAACTGTTTGGGACATCACTTTAAGTCCAATGCAATGTGCTTATGAACACGATATGCTGGACGTTCTTGCTCAAACATGTCCTCAAAGACGTTTGAATAAACTATGGTATAGCGGAATAAGTTCTAGTCTTGGAGGCTTTTGGAAG AAAGGCTGCATCAAAGCTTTGCGCTGCAACAACAGTTCATCGTTTGAAGAAAGACCAAAGATTTTTGTCGCTCCGCTTACAAGGTTTTTGTTACATTAC GTATTCTTTTTTGGTGCTTTGGTGAGTTACAGTGCCTTCCTGTTACAAATGGATGTTTTTAAAGGAATGGTCTCAATTGGTTTCTACGAGAAAGTTATTTATCTGTATCTTGTTGGAGAAGTTCTCGAGGAGTACAGAAATGCG GATGAAAAACTTTTAGAACAGGGACAAGGAGTCGAATCAAGGTTTGCAGAAATGACAGACCATGAAAAAGATACACTTATTAAAGATACTGAGAACAAAAACACAAAGAAAGCCAGTAAACGGGCTATTAATGTCTATGAAAACTGGACGAATTCTTTGAAAATTGGTAGTGGTTTCATCATACCAGACCTGAAGGATTTGTCAGTTCAAGTTATAAACAGCATTTTAGGGAAATTTGTAGTATTAGTTCGAAAaataaaaggagaaaaataa